One genomic window of Fusarium keratoplasticum isolate Fu6.1 chromosome 3, whole genome shotgun sequence includes the following:
- a CDS encoding Tyrosinase, with translation MAESKLHNTYAITGIPVKNVETKTKDIPYAPGTPIRREINELFPSEDPLTRKQWTLFILGLEKFKKMPVDERESYFQVAGIHGYPQTSWDGAPDPPKDPDWNPPKSKPWGANPYGGYCHHNTIAFPTWHRPYMLLYEQIIWENMKKIIKDDWKLVGEQEKEWTAAANSWRLPYWDWAQRQTYEGYENSFSLPYACILDHVPIYPPTGDTACPNPLVNFVNPEKDAKGDPLPFGNMPPGKKKWDIHKNATEKGSPSLPWDECSGTSRYGVFSDEKGGYRGLTGVNNFNTANLTLNAMSDTTNWYNPYRKEDPDRDPKFEAKPPGTLADSINRLFSSEYNDTWGSFSSTKWWAESAQKFTTGYLSLEYIHNNVHNVTGGGDLTEYGLGHMSDVPVAAFDPIFWLHHCNIDRLLSMWQALNWNKWWDTKEPPPPDEKDETGKPRTNLPDPTPCSPLLPFHNVETDKPDQEPDKGFWTSEGVRDWTKLGYTYDILTPAPISLDENGALNEEVYKAELLAKINSTYTSTGEYYRKLYEDEEITNEEFFGPHNTEFHTWNDYIINVIYDRYALKGSSYVIEFWLGGRDNDRESTFRDAENLIGSVYCLAGMTPSSTIKPGGCANCGSQRDNKVLSRGQVTLTIPLITQALNKNFKHLKSVRGRYVIEYLKNHLHWRFVPIGGGPEKPASDFPDTVISVLRGTGKYVGKSKTKKDLPPKYADYKLQYGPTENKPAGLTSDDEVLGKEHESELDFRTF, from the exons ATGGCCGAGTCCAAGTTGCACAATACTTACGCCATCACCGGCATTCCGGTTAAGAAtgtcgagaccaagaccaaggacaTACCCTATGCCCCTGGCACCCCCATCCGTCGTGAGATTAACGAGCTCTTCCCCTCCGAAGACCCTCTCACTAGGAAGCAATGGACGTTGTTCATCTTGGGCTTAGAGAAGTTCAAGAAGATGCCTGTGGATGAACGGGAGTCGTACTTCCAGGTCGCTGGTATCCATGGCTATCCCCAGACTTCTTGGGACGGAGCTCCTGATCCGCCAAAGGACCCTGACTGGAATCCTCCCAAATCGAAGCCTTGGGGCGCGAATCCGTATGGTGGATATTGCCATCACAACACCATTGCGTTCCCTACCTGGCATAGGCCCTACATGCTGCTCTACGAG CAAATCATCTGGGAAAacatgaagaagatcatcaaaGATGACTGGAAGCTCGTTGGAGAGCAAGAGAAAGAGTGGACGGCCGCAGCCAACTCTTGGAGACTCCCGTACTGGGATTGGGCCCAAAGGCAGACCTACGAAGGCTACGAGAACTCGTTCAGTCTTCCGTATGCTTGCATCCTGGATCACGTCCCAATCTACCCTCCTACCGGGGACACGGCATGCCCAAACCCTTTGGTAAACTTCGTCAACCCtgagaaggatgccaagggGGATCCTCTTCCATTTGGAAACATGCCGCCGGGTAAGAAGAAGTGGGATATCCATAAAAATGCCACTGAAAAAGGGAGCCCCTCGTTGCCT TGGGACGAGTGTAGTGGCACAAGCCGCTACGGAGTTTTCAGCGACGAAAAGGGAGGCTACAGAGGCCTCACTGGAgtcaacaacttcaacacGGCAAACCTCACCCTCAACGCCATGTCGGATACGACCAACTGGTACAATCCTTACAGGAAGGAGGACCCCGACAGAGATCCTAAGTTCGAGGCCAAGCCCCCTGGAACTTTGGCCGACTCCATCAACCGTCTGTTCTCATCCGAGTACAATGACACTTGGGGAAGCTTTTCTAGCACCAAGTGGTGGGCCGAGAGTGCTCAGAAGTTCACGACTGGGTATCTGTCCCTGGAGTACATCCACAACAATGTTCAT AATGTGACCGGCGGTGGTGATCTCACTGAGTATGGTCTTGGCCACATGTCGGACGTGCCAGTTGCCGCATTTGACCCCATCTTCTGGCTCCATCATTG CAACATCGACCGACTACTGTCCATGTGGCAAGCTTTGAACTGGAACAAGTGGTGGGACACAAAGGAGCCACCACCTCCAGACGAGAAGGACGAGACCGGGAAGCCGAGGACGAATCTCCCGGACCCTACACCCtgctctcctcttcttcccttccacAATGTCGAGACCGACAAGCCCGATCAAGAGCCCGATAAAGGGTTCTGGACGTCCGAGGGAGTTCGTGACTGGACAAAGCTCGGCTATACGTACGACATCCTGACTCCGGCCCCAATTTCCCTTGACGAGAACGGGGCCCTCAACGAGGAGGTCTACAAGGCTGAGTtgttggccaagatcaacagcACCTACACCAGCACGGGCGAGTACTACAGGAAGCTCtacgaagatgaggagatcaCGAATGAAGAGTTTTTCGGGCCTCACAATACCGAGTTCCACACATGGAACGATTACATTATCAACGTCATCTACGACCGCTACGCTCTCAAAGGCTCTTCGTACGTCATTGAGTTCTGGCTTGGCGGTCGAGATAACGATCGAGAGAGCACATTCCGCGACGCCGAAAACTTGATCGGTAGTGTGTACTGCCTGGCTGGTATGACTCCCTCGTCTACCATCAAGCCCGGAGGCTGTGCCAATTGCGGTTCGCAGAGGGATAACAAAGTGCTCTCAAGGGGCCAGGTGACTCTCACCATTCCCTTGATCACGCAGGCCCTCAACAAGAACTTCAAGCATCTCAAGAGTGTGAGAGGACGTTATGTTATTGAGTATCTCAAGAACCACTTGCACTGGCGATTTGTGCCGATTGGCGGTGGACCTGAGAAACCGGCCAGCGATTTCCCCGACACTGTCATCTCAGTCCTCAGGGGAACGGGCAAGTATGTTGGCAAGtcaaagaccaagaaggacctGCCGCCCAAGTACGCCGATTATAAGCTCCAGTATGGACCTACGGAGAACAAGCCTGCTGGTTTGACCAGTGATGACGAGGTGCTGGGTAAGGAGCATGAGAGTGAGCTCGACTTCAGAACGTTTTAG
- a CDS encoding HET domain-containing protein, with protein sequence MATSPLEKTLPWTRKDEDLLQKLRQSPNTLCKRCSDFDILRAFNEARPLDQSQRADLQGEKYSGYFEIQEKYRLRLGLLSAFVVTPTCPLCRLIYRLIPRPPPDHDMDVLSLTPFRWYIRQDHWETVPESRREKFAVWLGLLSPEVEGPSGRSFFTSGQNLRTAMMTGEAIALAPTQQTPAEETYTARKINGMVDFDHIRKGLEHCQNHHPEACQAKFDKGLLATRMIDVSTRKVVNCPDQCDYLALSYVWGGVHPQDGALEAGTLPQTIEDAITLTKGLGKQYLWVDALCIDQSLNPTPEQAAEKAKQLGLMHLIYYCATITIFAVAGPRSDYGIPGVSRPRVPSTEEVIDGETILTVPPQIMAEVKNSAWQSRAWTWQEDALSTRKLFLTETQYQLQCNETLGCSYHSEACDSVPDLTWTHISGGKVKAGFVEADNKDFLDRADSIFESILSSYTPRYMTNDDDSLNAFQGALTRFGLAAYPKGFEWGMPLKQFPQSLAWIHDFTVKPKRRASFPSWSWAGWGGGVHYPVGLIAKETAQVDLVPRMIGINGKEVTLEGWVATLDIRTEPFSELVVPGSDTAVGCITERNFKHNNTISSGRYRCLVAARVKKETLRNGLQNQQVFLVILHEDEGPKVYERQTVITVSRLAVEGKDFMDFGPEHTTVTLK encoded by the exons ATGGCCACTAGTCCTCTGGAAAAGACTCTCCCATGGACTagaaaagatgaagatctTTTACAGAAACTCCGGCAAAGCCCTAACACGCTCTGCAAACGCTGCTCCGACTTTGACATTCTGAGAGCCTTCAATGAAGCGAGGCCCTTGGACCAGAGTCAACGAGCTGACCTTCAGGGAGAAAAGTATAGCGGGTACTTCGAGATTCAAGAAAAGTACAGGCTGCGTTTGGGTCTTCTCTCCGCTTTTGTCGTCACTCCTACCTGTCCGCTGTGTCGGCTCATCTATCGTCTGATTCCTCGGCCACCGCCGGATCATGATATGGACGTTTTAAGCCTGACGCCATTTCGGTGGTATATTCGGCAGGACCACTGGGAGACTGTTCCGGAGAGTAGGAGAGAGAAGTTTGCCGTGTGGCTGGGGCTCTTGTCTCCGGAAGTTGAGGGACCTTCCGGACGCAGCTTTTTCACCAGTGGCCAAAATCTCAGAACAGCAATGATGACTGGGGAAGCCATCGCTCTGGCGCCCACCCAACAAACACCGGCTGAAGAGACTTATACTGCGAGGAAGATCAACGGGATGGTTGACTTTGATCATATTCGAAAGGGCTTGGAACACTGCCAAAATCATCATCCTGAAGCATGCCAGGCCAAATTCGACAAAGGCCTGCTCGCTACCCGCATGATCGATGTCTCAACTCGAAAGGTTGTTAACTGTCCTGATCAGTGTGACTACCTAGCCCTCAGCTATGTTTGGGGCGGTGTTCACCCTCAAGATGGCGCCTTGGAAGCAGGAACTCTGCCTCAAACGATTGAAGATGCCATCACTTTGACAAAGGGCTTGGGGAAACAGTACCTATGG GTTGACGCCCTATGCATCGACCAGAGCTTGAACCCAACACCGGAACAAGCAGCTGAAAAGGCCAAACAACTCGGGCTGATGCATCTTATCTACTACTGCGCAACCATTACCATTTTTGCAGTGGCCGGGCCACGATCCGACTATGGCATTCCCGGTGTATCGCGTCCTCGTGTGCCTTCTACAGAGGAAGTCATCGACGGAGAAACTATTTTGACTGTTCCACCTCAAATTATGGCGGAGGTAAAGAACTCTGCTTGGCAGAGTCGCGCCTGGACTTGGCAGGAAGATGCACTCTCCACCCGAAAGCTGTTTCTCACCGAGACTCAGTATCAATTGCAATGCAATGAGACACTTGGCTGCAGCTATCACTCTGAAGCATGTGATTCGGTGCCTGATCTTACATGGACGCACATATCAGGCGGTAAGGTCAAGGCCGGATTTGTTGAG GCCGACAACAAAGATTTTCTCGACAGGGCCGATTCCATCTTTGAGTCAATCCTTTCCAGTTACACACCCAGATATATGACCAACGATGACGACTCTCTCAATGCTTTCCAAGGCGCCCTTACGCGGTTCGGCTTGGCAGCTTACCCAAAGGGCTTTGAGTGGGGAATGCCACTGAAGCAATTCCCCCAGTCACTTGCCTGGATACACGATTTCACCGTCAAGCCGAAGCGGCGAGCCTCTTTCCCAAGCTGGAGTTGGGCGGGCTGGGGCGGAGGCGTGCATTATCCGGTTGGTCTAATCGCGAAGGAGACTGCCCAAGTCGACCTGGTCCCACGAATGATTGGAATCAATGGCAAAGAGGTCACTCTTGAGGGCTGGGTGGCGACGCTTGACATTCGAACCGAGCCTTTTAGTGAGCTTGTCGTACCTGGGAGTGACACGGCAGTTGGATGTATCACGGAGCGAAACTTTAAGCACAACAACACCATTTCGTCGGGGAGGTACAGATGTTTGGTCGCAGCAAGGGTGAAGAAGGAAACATTAAGGAATGGTCTCCAAAATCAGCAGGTATTTCTGGTGATTCTCCATGAAGACGAAGGGCCAAAAGTCTATGAACGACAGACGGTGATTACAGTGAGCAGGCTGGCGGTGGAGGGCAAAGACTTTATGGATTTTGGTCCTGAGCATACCACTGTCACACTGAAGTAG
- a CDS encoding HET domain-containing protein, with amino-acid sequence MSSRRRSRRRMGCPNCGDFDWDQLQSNPFDVFFSYPDKIAHTASEGCATCGILLRSLQHCYPYVFDKPEEYRLAFHGFEGPMRWDLFHPGEDIRAVSRTNRFIELFSRRDDYCPWDEVGAADHFNFDLENAIQQAHIWLESCRNSHPKCAVQYSGTLPSRVVRIIPQSNPADPLNHPKVKLHETTQGETGQYITLSHCWGKNPIITTKTTNIDQYKNEIPWGELSKTFQEAIIFAGLMGVESIWIDSLCIIQNSAEDWSAEAVKMASYYCNSEFTIAATASTDGAGGLYHPTPLVETAIEIEGFDPKTQSEFRVGVRRPLAHLHDALEDRTKIVDRFPLLSRGWVYQERVLSRRFLHFGPREVHWECHEEVNCQCGGGKAALEMNPSGAETSNQALAITEGKLAVDKIMFLWLEQIENLTSLNFTHISDQLPALSGIATLMRQSQQPGRYLAGLWEEGLLFWLCWATQKSGQPRTLKDTPSWSWASIQGHISFSFIEAYFMKGPWGQAGHDNMLLVNAAQVSMKQCVPSNPSLSGKLEEAVLKVDGLVAPVTLNCRQDQGSGEEVFGFCLKYQNAASSGDSAPDICYPFQWDITKRDYLTCLDGKPALLLHFLSYEKLEAAYEGPDWMRSFLIVRPVDEMEARYERVGILCTDVTGGFLPSKAWIALGEKQKSGHAAVRDEFLQYFRTLSNHRTLDII; translated from the exons ATGAGCTCACGCAGAAGGTCACGCCGCCGCATGGGCTGCCCCAACTGTGGGGATTTCGACTGGGATCAGCTTCAGAGCAACCCCTTCGACGTCTTCTTCAGTTACCCCGACAAAATAGCGCATACAGCTTCAGAAGGCTGCGCTACATGTGGCATCCTGCTAAGGTCATTGCAGCATTGCTATCCTTACGTGTTTGACAAGCCTGAAGAGTATAGGCTCGCATTTCATGGTTTCGAAGGGCCGATGCGCTGGGATTTGTTTCATCCTGGTGAAGACATTCGAGCTGTTTCCAGAACAAACAGGTTCATTGAACTATTCTCTCGTCGAG ACGATTATTGTCCCTGGGATGAAGTTGGGGCTGCCGATCACTTCAATTTCGACCTCGAAAATGCCATCCAGCAAGCCCATATATGGCTAGAAAGCTGTCGCAACAGCCATCCAAAATGTGCTGTTCAATACTCTGGAACTCTTCCTTCGCGAGTCGTTCGAATTATACCTCAGAGTAACCCTGCCGACCCTCTCAATCACCCAAAAGTAAAGCTCCATGAGACGACCCAAGGAGAAACAGGGCAATACATCACCCTAAGTCACTGCTGGGGCAAGAATCCCATCATCACAACAAAGACAACGAATATTGATCAGTATAAGAACGAAATTCCATGGGGTGAACTATCCAAGACATTCCAGGAGGCCATCATATTTGCAGGTCTGATGGGTGTTGAGAGCATTTGGATTGATTCCTTGTGCATCATTCAGAACAGTGCTGAAGATTGGTCCGCAGAAGCTGTCAAGATGGCTTCATACTATTGCAACAGCGAGTTTACCATTGCCGCGACAGCCTCGACTGACGGAGCTGGGGGTCTATATCACCCAACTCCCCTCGTCGAAACTGCTATCGAAATTGAGGGATTTGACCCCAAAACTCAGAGCGAGTTTCGTGTGGGAGTACGGAGACCCCTAGCTCATCTTCACGACGCTTTGGAGGATCGCACCAAAATCGTGGACCGATTTCCACTCTTATCCAGAGGCTGGGTGTATCAGGAACGGGTCTTATCACGACGATTCCTCCACTTCGGACCAAGAGAAGTTCACTGGGAATGCCACGAGGAAGTTAATTGCCAATGCGGCGGTGGTAAAGCTGCTCTCGAGATGAATCCCTCCGGAGCTGAGACCTCAAACCAGGCTCTCGCCATCACCGAAGGAAAACTCGCAGTCGACAAAATCATGTTTCTCTGGCTTGAGCAGATCGAGAACCTCACCAGTCTGAACTTCACTCATATTAGTGATCAACTTCCAGCTCTCTCTGGAATTgcaactttgatgagacaGTCTCAGCAACCTGGGAGATATCTTGCTGGTCTCTGGGAAGAAGGGTTGCTCTTTTGGCTCTGCTGGGCGACTCAAAAATCTGGGCAGCCAAGGACATTGAAAGACACACCTTCATGGTCTTGGGCGTCTATTCAGGGTCACATATCCTTTTCCTTCATCGAAGCGTACTTTATGAAAGGTCCTTGGGGTCAGGCTGGCCACGACAACATGCTACTTGTGAACGCAGCTCAAGTCAGCATGAAGCAATGCGTTCCTAGCAATCCTTCGCTTTCAGGCAAGCTCGAAGAGGCAGTGCTGAAGGTCGATGGACTAGTTGCTCCTGTTACTCTGAATTGCAGGCAGGATCAAGGTTCTGGCGAGGAGGTTTTCGGTTTCTGTCTCAAGTACCAAAACGCTGCATCTTCTGGTGACTCAGCACCAGATATTTGCTATCCTTTTCAGTGGGACATCACCAAAAGGGACTACTTGACTTGTCTCGACGGTAAACCTGCTCTGCTATTACACTTCCTCAGCTATGAGAAGCTAGAAGCAGCTTATGAAGGCCCAGATTGGATGCGCTCATTCCTGATAGTCAGACccgtggatgagatggaagcgAGGTATGAGCGAGTGGGCATTCTCTGCACAGACGTGACAGGAGGGTTTCTACCAAGTAAGGCCTGGATTGCCTTGGGGGAAAAGCAAAAATCAGGACATGCAGCAGTTCGCGATGAGTTTTTGCAATACTTCAGAACACTGTCTAATCATCGGACACTGGACATCATTTAA